A single genomic interval of Kogia breviceps isolate mKogBre1 chromosome 6, mKogBre1 haplotype 1, whole genome shotgun sequence harbors:
- the GIMD1 gene encoding LOW QUALITY PROTEIN: GTPase IMAP family member GIMD1 (The sequence of the model RefSeq protein was modified relative to this genomic sequence to represent the inferred CDS: substituted 1 base at 1 genomic stop codon) — MMDSNKMTINLVLFGMTQSGKSSAGNILLGSTDFHSSFAPCSVTKDCSLGRSCHFHSFMRXGGQEVTLQVQVLDTPGYPHSRLSKEHVKQEVREALAHHFGQEGLHLALLVQRVDVPLCEQEESSPVQMIQELLGHAWKNYTAILFTHAEKIEEAGFNEDGYLHEASDTLLTLLNSIQHRYIFQYKKGNSLNEQRLKILERIVEFIKENCYQVLTFK, encoded by the exons ATGATGGACTCCAATAAGATGACCATCAACTTGGTCCTCTTTGGCATGACTCAAAGTGGAAAAAGTTCTGCTGGGAACATTCTTCTGGGAAGCACTGACTTCCACAGCAGCTTTGCTCCATGTTCTGTGACCAAAGATTGCAGTCTGGGCCGCAGCTGTCACTTCCACAGCTTCATGCGTTGAGGGGGGCAAGAGGTAACCCTGCAGGTCCAGGTGCTGGACACTCCAGGTTATCCGCACAGCAGGCTGAGCAAGGAGCATGTGAAGCAGGAGGTCAGGGAGGCCCTGGCACATCACTTCGGGCAAGAGGGTCTGCACCTTGCACTGCTGGTCCAGAGGGTAGATGTGCCTCTATGTGAACAGGAAGAATCTTCCCCAGTCCAGATGATCCAG GAACTTCTGGGACATGCTTGGAAGAATTACACTGCCATTCTTTTCACCCATgcagaaaaaatagaagaggCTGGGTTCAATGAAGATGGATACTTACATGAGGCTTCTGATACACTGCTAACCCTACTAAATTCTATTCAGCACAGATACATTTTCCAGTATAAAAAAGGAAACTCACTTAATGAACAAAGACTAAAAATCTTGGAAAGAATAGtagaatttataaaagaaaactgtTACCAAGTTCTTACCTTTAAATGA